From the genome of Syntrophales bacterium, one region includes:
- a CDS encoding superoxide dismutase — protein MILEREYLPYASGALEPTISGRTVDFHYGKHHAQYEANANKLIAGSGLEEEPLEIILKTIVDDPSKRALFNNAAQLWNHTFYWKCLTPGGGGRPGGKMLELITASFGGFDRFREAFHAAAMGRFGSGWAWLVMLEGKLDIMTTADADTPVARGIKALLTVDVWEHAYYLDYQNRRADYLTGVMDNLVNWDFALEQLEK, from the coding sequence ATGATTCTTGAACGAGAGTATCTTCCCTATGCATCGGGGGCATTGGAGCCCACTATCAGCGGAAGGACCGTTGATTTTCATTACGGCAAGCACCATGCCCAGTATGAGGCAAACGCGAACAAACTGATCGCGGGCAGCGGCCTTGAAGAGGAACCCCTGGAGATAATTTTGAAAACGATCGTGGATGACCCCTCGAAACGAGCGCTCTTCAACAACGCGGCCCAGCTGTGGAACCACACGTTTTACTGGAAATGCCTCACGCCGGGGGGAGGGGGAAGGCCGGGCGGGAAAATGCTGGAACTGATCACCGCCTCCTTCGGCGGTTTTGACCGGTTCCGGGAAGCCTTCCATGCGGCCGCCATGGGCCGGTTCGGCAGCGGCTGGGCCTGGCTGGTCATGCTCGAGGGCAAGCTTGATATCATGACCACTGCCGATGCCGATACTCCTGTAGCACGCGGTATCAAGGCCCTTCTTACGGTGGACGTCTGGGAACACGCCTATTATCTGGACTACCAGAACAGGCGGGCCGATTACCTGACCGGCGTCATGGACAATCTCGTCAACTGGGATTTTGCCCTGGAACAGTTGGAAAAATGA
- a CDS encoding 3-hydroxyacyl-CoA dehydrogenase: protein MTAEDVKDIAVIGAGDMGHGIAACFIRAGYRVVLRDIEQEYIDRGVDNIRKSLSRLVNKGTMTREAFDEALSRLVPMIDLAEAVRNADFVIEAVPERPDLKKSVFAELDRNAPKRAILASNTSNISITDIAAATGRPDKVVGCHFFNPAMVMKLVEVTRGDHSSDESIQTACELARKIGKVPVIVEKDSPGFISNRVNEPTVVLLSKILEAGTPTPEEFDAAFKAFMPMTPFELLDYVGIDICYHGLEYFAQALSPDYAPSKALETYVREGRLGKKTGSGFFDWSRGRPEIDPSKATSEYDLNHLVALQVNEATKLIEEGVCTDPAQIDLAMINSSGSPFGPFALARGIGYDVLNAKLEELYDRFGLEIFKPTKTMKEGGVTT from the coding sequence ATGACTGCGGAAGACGTAAAAGACATTGCCGTGATCGGCGCCGGAGACATGGGTCACGGAATCGCCGCCTGCTTCATCAGGGCAGGCTACCGGGTTGTCCTGCGGGACATCGAGCAGGAATACATCGATCGCGGCGTCGACAATATAAGAAAAAGCCTGTCGCGCCTCGTGAACAAGGGCACAATGACCCGGGAGGCCTTCGATGAAGCACTGTCGCGACTGGTTCCCATGATTGACCTCGCGGAAGCCGTCCGAAACGCCGATTTCGTCATCGAGGCCGTTCCCGAACGGCCGGACCTGAAAAAAAGCGTTTTCGCCGAACTCGACCGGAACGCTCCGAAGCGTGCCATCCTGGCCTCCAACACGTCGAACATCAGCATCACCGATATAGCCGCTGCCACCGGCCGCCCCGACAAAGTCGTGGGCTGTCACTTCTTCAACCCGGCCATGGTAATGAAGCTGGTGGAGGTCACCCGGGGCGATCACTCCTCCGATGAATCAATTCAGACGGCCTGTGAACTGGCACGAAAGATCGGGAAGGTTCCCGTCATCGTTGAAAAAGACTCGCCGGGATTCATTTCCAACCGGGTCAATGAACCGACAGTGGTTCTGCTTTCAAAAATTCTTGAAGCAGGAACTCCCACGCCGGAAGAATTCGACGCCGCTTTCAAGGCATTCATGCCGATGACTCCCTTTGAACTTCTGGATTACGTCGGCATCGACATCTGTTATCACGGCCTCGAATACTTCGCCCAGGCGCTTTCACCGGACTACGCGCCTTCGAAGGCCCTGGAAACCTATGTCAGGGAAGGCAGGCTGGGGAAAAAGACGGGGAGCGGATTCTTCGATTGGTCCCGGGGGAGACCGGAAATCGACCCTTCAAAAGCGACATCCGAGTATGACCTGAACCACCTGGTTGCCCTGCAGGTGAACGAAGCGACAAAGCTTATCGAAGAAGGCGTGTGTACCGATCCGGCACAGATCGATCTCGCCATGATAAACAGCAGCGGATCGCCCTTCGGACCCTTCGCCCTGGCCCGGGGGATCGGCTATGACGTGCTGAACGCGAAGCTCGAAGAACTCTACGACAGGTTCGGACTGGAAATCTTCAAGCCCACGAAAACCATGAAGGAAGGTGGCGTGACCACCTGA
- a CDS encoding MBL fold metallo-hydrolase, whose amino-acid sequence MATITFLGGARSVTGSTYLVETEDGKRLLIDCGLFQGGSRIERRNRENWGFRPSEIDAVILTHGHIDHSGRIPKLVKDGFRGPVITSPPTVEICQIMLLDSAHVQAMEARWKSSRNVRRGGKPVEPLYTIDDARNSLACLKPMERDRLFEPVPGVRARLRNAGHILGSCFIELWLSEKSGTIKLVFSGDLGNKNQLIVRDPHEVAEANYLFLESTYGDRLHRTFEDSKAELLEAIRYAVSHGEKVIIPAFALERTQEILYLLGEFYRDGSLPKIPVYVDSPLAIKATEIFRNNKKYYDDAARAIVEQGFDPFDMPTLRFTPTTDESIAINRRSEPAIVISANGMCTAGRIKHHLKHNLWRPGASLIIVGYQAEGTTGRKIVDGAGTVRIFREEVSVRARVYTIGGFSAHADQKGLIDWVRPLVDSNPRVFLVHGELKASEPLAAKIEADLGLETYIPDWKESVLLTPRREIIAQPGVRKAPETLPGIQREELLESIEILEERLELLRDGLTDDRYPEAMDRTMLDRLKKISSDLAGLVSP is encoded by the coding sequence ATGGCTACGATAACCTTTCTCGGCGGAGCCCGATCGGTTACGGGCTCGACCTATCTTGTCGAAACAGAAGACGGAAAGCGACTGCTTATCGACTGCGGTCTCTTTCAGGGCGGAAGCCGGATCGAACGAAGGAATCGGGAGAACTGGGGCTTCAGGCCGTCGGAAATCGACGCGGTGATTCTGACTCACGGCCACATCGATCACAGCGGGCGCATTCCGAAGCTCGTCAAGGACGGCTTCAGGGGACCCGTCATCACCTCGCCTCCCACGGTCGAGATCTGCCAGATCATGCTCCTTGACTCCGCCCACGTCCAGGCCATGGAGGCCCGGTGGAAATCGTCCCGCAACGTCCGACGGGGCGGAAAACCCGTGGAACCGCTCTACACCATAGACGATGCCCGTAACAGTCTCGCCTGCCTGAAACCCATGGAACGGGACCGCCTGTTCGAGCCGGTGCCGGGCGTACGGGCGCGGTTGAGGAATGCCGGGCACATTCTGGGGTCATGTTTTATCGAACTGTGGCTGTCCGAAAAATCCGGCACCATCAAGCTGGTTTTTTCAGGAGACCTGGGCAACAAGAACCAACTCATCGTCAGGGATCCCCACGAGGTCGCCGAGGCCAACTACCTGTTCCTCGAATCAACTTACGGTGACCGCCTGCACCGGACCTTTGAGGATAGCAAGGCAGAACTCCTGGAGGCCATTCGTTATGCCGTGTCCCACGGAGAAAAGGTCATCATCCCGGCTTTCGCCCTGGAACGGACCCAGGAAATTCTTTACCTCCTGGGTGAATTCTACCGGGACGGGTCCCTGCCGAAAATACCCGTCTATGTCGACAGCCCCCTTGCAATAAAGGCTACGGAAATATTCAGAAACAACAAAAAATACTATGATGATGCAGCCCGGGCCATCGTCGAGCAGGGATTCGACCCCTTCGACATGCCGACGCTCCGTTTTACTCCGACAACAGATGAGTCCATCGCCATCAACCGCAGATCGGAACCGGCCATCGTTATATCCGCCAACGGAATGTGTACCGCGGGCAGAATCAAACATCACCTGAAGCATAATCTCTGGCGGCCCGGGGCGAGCCTGATAATTGTGGGATATCAGGCTGAAGGAACCACGGGGAGAAAAATCGTCGACGGCGCCGGGACAGTCCGCATTTTTCGGGAGGAAGTGTCCGTCAGGGCCAGGGTGTACACCATCGGCGGATTTTCCGCCCATGCGGACCAGAAGGGTCTTATCGACTGGGTCCGGCCTCTCGTCGATTCCAACCCGCGCGTTTTTCTTGTCCATGGGGAATTGAAGGCCAGTGAGCCCCTGGCGGCAAAAATTGAAGCGGACCTGGGCCTCGAAACCTACATACCCGACTGGAAAGAATCGGTGCTGCTGACACCCCGCCGGGAGATTATCGCGCAACCGGGGGTAAGGAAAGCTCCCGAAACACTACCGGGAATACAGAGAGAGGAGCTTCTCGAATCCATTGAAATTCTCGAGGAACGGCTCGAACTCCTTCGTGACGGACTCACGGACGACCGGTATCCGGAAGCAATGGACAGGACAATGCTGGACCGGCTGAAGAAAATCAGTTCCGACCTGGCCGGCCTGGTTTCTCCCTGA
- a CDS encoding DUF493 domain-containing protein, translating to MNPEKKGGRAVLEYPCSWAYTVIGSDRAMMERAIGEVFQERACRVSHSRTSAAGSYCSLRVEAIVHSDEDRTDLFNRLSSHSGITIVL from the coding sequence ATGAACCCGGAGAAGAAGGGAGGGCGGGCAGTGCTGGAGTATCCGTGCTCCTGGGCATACACCGTCATCGGTTCCGATCGGGCCATGATGGAGCGGGCCATTGGGGAGGTGTTCCAGGAACGGGCCTGTCGGGTCAGTCATTCGAGGACAAGTGCCGCCGGCTCCTACTGCTCCCTCCGGGTTGAAGCCATCGTGCACAGTGACGAGGACCGGACGGATCTCTTTAACCGCTTAAGTTCCCATAGCGGCATCACAATCGTGCTCTAG
- a CDS encoding enoyl-CoA hydratase-related protein, translated as MDFRNITYEKQGYIAILTLNRPPANSINLATLEEIDRVLDDVAGNNDIRVLVITGAGEKGFSAGFDVSDAANSDKAGPMGQALWTRISRFQKPVIAAINGYAFGGGCELSMACTFRVMLSGAKIGLTELNMGIIPGWGGTQRMPAILGKSKALDLILFSKRITAEEALDIGLVDAVSRPGELMKDVMEMAGFLAGRPPLAVQAVMRAVTVGLEKGLDEGSKAEQDGIALTSRSRDATEGFMAFLEKREPDFKGE; from the coding sequence ATGGATTTTCGGAACATCACCTACGAAAAACAGGGATACATCGCTATTCTCACCCTGAACCGGCCACCGGCCAATTCGATCAACCTTGCCACGCTGGAGGAGATCGACCGGGTCCTTGATGATGTCGCCGGCAACAACGACATTCGGGTACTCGTTATAACCGGTGCGGGAGAAAAGGGCTTTTCAGCCGGATTCGACGTGTCCGACGCGGCTAACAGCGACAAGGCCGGCCCCATGGGCCAGGCTCTGTGGACGAGAATCAGCCGTTTTCAGAAGCCCGTTATTGCGGCCATCAACGGCTACGCCTTCGGCGGGGGGTGTGAACTGTCAATGGCCTGCACGTTCAGGGTCATGCTTTCAGGTGCGAAGATCGGCCTTACGGAACTCAACATGGGCATCATCCCCGGCTGGGGAGGAACCCAACGCATGCCCGCCATCCTGGGTAAATCGAAGGCCTTGGACCTGATACTGTTCAGCAAACGCATCACCGCCGAAGAAGCGCTGGATATCGGCCTGGTGGACGCGGTTTCCCGGCCGGGAGAATTGATGAAAGATGTTATGGAGATGGCCGGTTTCCTGGCCGGACGTCCCCCCCTTGCCGTTCAGGCCGTAATGAGGGCTGTCACCGTGGGCCTGGAAAAGGGACTCGATGAGGGATCAAAGGCCGAGCAGGACGGCATCGCCTTGACGAGCCGCTCCAGGGACGCCACGGAAGGTTTCATGGCTTTCCTGGAAAAACGGGAACCGGACTTCAAGGGTGAATGA